Proteins encoded within one genomic window of Paucidesulfovibrio longus DSM 6739:
- a CDS encoding DUF5684 domain-containing protein, which yields MEIVLWLVITVAIIAGYWKTFEKAGQPGWAAVIPIYNLIVMLRIVHRPLWWILLLFVPLLNIVIFIVIGIDLAKRFGKSALYGVGIALLGFIFVPMLGFGNARYLG from the coding sequence ATGGAAATCGTACTCTGGTTGGTCATCACCGTCGCCATCATCGCCGGATACTGGAAAACTTTCGAAAAAGCCGGCCAGCCGGGTTGGGCCGCCGTCATTCCCATATACAACCTCATCGTGATGCTGCGCATCGTACACCGTCCGCTCTGGTGGATTCTGCTTTTGTTCGTCCCGCTGCTGAACATCGTCATCTTCATCGTCATCGGCATCGACCTCGCCAAGCGCTTCGGCAAGAGCGCGCTGTACGGCGTGGGCATCGCGCTGCTCGGCTTCATCTTCGTTCCGATGCTCGGATTCGGGAACGCACGCTATCTGGGCTGA
- a CDS encoding acetate--CoA ligase family protein, producing MQTHIDFRRIDALFHSVAEEGRDQLFEYETYELLRLSGAESVPRALMLSKGSRPSNEELAALPGDRAVLKIVSPCIVHKTDVGGVRIVEKQPGKIRSAWRRMLDEVPENYAAFLERRPELTPERYAGLAGRELRRAISADTRGVLLVEFMPPDSLAFGNELLVSLRRTREFGTVLTAGLGGTDTEIYAARFRPGQAVVSASTRMTTPEQFFRLFRSTIAYEKLAGRSRGQARIVSDDQLVECFASFIEMADRYCPDNPDAPAIIEELEVNPFAFTDYQMVPLDGLCRISRPQALPAPRPVHKIRNLLQPERIGIAGVSASRPNFGRIILKNILAAGFDPENVAVIRPGARPEERVDGAPCVPDLESMGRVDLFVVAVGAEHVPALAEEIMDKDLAASVLLIPGGLGETAESAERGRALRERIDRAHADGGGPVFLGGNSLGVLSRPGRYDTIFIPGEKLEKPAGPGGRTAFVSQSGAFLVTRASKLALLDPAYLVSIGNQSDLTAGDFLRYFQDADDIDVIALYMEGFKDLDGLALCRAVRAAVRAGKEVVFYKAGRTPEGMHATAGHTASVAGDYMVCASCVRQAGAMVADTLTQFEDLAQLAALLHDKDVPGNRLAAMSGAGFEAVAMADSIQGDGFAMRMADFSEQTRAEAARLLAAQGLDRLVEVRNPLDINPAADDRLHADMARLLAADARVDGVVVGLDPLSPSMKTLPAGQRAGESLDDPQGIAALFPAVVAETRKPMVGVVDGGPLFDPLAKRLLDRGVPVFRSCDRAVAALAKYMEGRLHAQRLRDSD from the coding sequence ATGCAGACCCACATCGACTTCCGGCGCATCGACGCCCTCTTTCATTCCGTGGCCGAGGAAGGGCGCGACCAGCTCTTCGAATACGAGACGTACGAACTGCTGCGGCTGTCCGGGGCGGAATCCGTGCCCCGCGCGCTTATGCTGTCCAAGGGCTCCCGCCCGTCCAACGAAGAGCTGGCCGCCCTGCCCGGCGACCGCGCCGTGCTCAAGATCGTCTCGCCCTGCATCGTGCACAAGACCGACGTGGGCGGTGTGCGCATCGTGGAAAAGCAGCCCGGAAAAATCCGCTCGGCCTGGCGGCGCATGCTCGACGAAGTGCCGGAGAACTATGCGGCCTTCCTGGAGCGGCGTCCGGAGCTGACCCCGGAACGCTATGCCGGGCTCGCGGGCAGGGAGCTGCGCCGCGCCATCTCCGCGGACACGCGCGGGGTGCTGCTCGTGGAATTCATGCCCCCGGACTCTCTCGCCTTCGGCAATGAACTGCTCGTCAGCCTGCGCCGCACGCGCGAGTTCGGCACGGTGCTCACCGCCGGGCTCGGCGGCACGGACACGGAAATCTACGCGGCCCGCTTCCGGCCCGGCCAGGCCGTGGTTTCCGCGTCCACGCGCATGACCACCCCGGAGCAATTCTTCCGGCTCTTCCGCTCCACCATCGCCTATGAAAAGCTCGCGGGACGCAGCCGGGGACAGGCCCGCATCGTTTCCGACGACCAGCTCGTGGAATGCTTCGCCTCGTTCATCGAAATGGCGGACCGCTACTGCCCGGACAACCCGGACGCGCCCGCGATCATCGAGGAGCTGGAGGTCAACCCCTTCGCCTTCACCGACTACCAGATGGTTCCCCTGGACGGGCTCTGCCGCATTTCCCGGCCCCAGGCCCTGCCCGCGCCGCGCCCCGTGCACAAGATCCGCAACCTGCTCCAGCCGGAGCGCATCGGCATCGCGGGGGTTTCCGCCTCCCGGCCCAACTTCGGGCGCATCATCCTGAAAAACATCCTGGCCGCAGGCTTCGACCCGGAAAACGTGGCCGTGATCCGTCCCGGCGCGCGTCCGGAAGAACGCGTGGACGGCGCGCCCTGCGTACCCGACCTGGAAAGCATGGGCCGCGTGGATCTCTTCGTGGTGGCCGTGGGCGCGGAGCACGTTCCGGCCCTGGCCGAGGAGATCATGGACAAGGATCTGGCCGCGTCCGTGCTGCTCATTCCCGGCGGCCTGGGCGAGACGGCCGAAAGCGCCGAACGCGGCCGCGCCCTGCGCGAACGCATCGACCGCGCGCACGCGGACGGCGGCGGCCCGGTCTTCCTCGGCGGCAACAGCCTGGGCGTGCTCTCCCGGCCTGGAAGGTACGACACCATCTTCATTCCCGGCGAAAAGCTGGAAAAGCCGGCAGGGCCGGGCGGCAGGACGGCCTTCGTGAGCCAGTCCGGCGCCTTTCTCGTGACCCGCGCCAGCAAGCTCGCCCTGCTCGACCCGGCCTATCTCGTCTCCATCGGCAACCAGTCCGATCTCACCGCGGGCGACTTCCTGCGCTACTTCCAGGACGCGGACGACATCGACGTGATCGCGCTCTACATGGAAGGATTCAAGGATCTGGACGGGCTGGCGCTTTGCCGGGCCGTGCGCGCCGCGGTGCGCGCGGGCAAGGAGGTGGTCTTCTACAAGGCCGGGCGCACCCCGGAAGGCATGCACGCCACGGCCGGGCACACCGCCTCGGTCGCCGGGGACTACATGGTCTGCGCCTCGTGCGTCCGGCAGGCCGGGGCCATGGTCGCGGACACCCTGACCCAGTTCGAGGATCTGGCCCAGCTCGCGGCCCTGCTGCACGACAAGGACGTGCCGGGCAACCGCCTCGCCGCCATGAGCGGCGCGGGCTTCGAGGCCGTGGCCATGGCCGACTCCATCCAGGGCGACGGCTTTGCCATGCGCATGGCCGATTTCTCGGAGCAGACCCGCGCCGAGGCGGCCCGGCTCCTGGCGGCGCAGGGCCTGGACCGGCTCGTGGAGGTGCGCAACCCGCTGGACATCAACCCCGCGGCCGACGACCGCCTGCACGCGGACATGGCCCGGCTCCTGGCCGCCGATGCCCGCGTGGACGGCGTGGTCGTGGGCCTTGATCCGCTTTCCCCGTCCATGAAGACCCTGCCGGCGGGCCAGCGCGCGGGCGAATCCCTGGACGATCCCCAGGGCATCGCCGCGCTCTTTCCGGCCGTGGTCGCGGAAACCAGGAAACCCATGGTGGGTGTGGTGGACGGCGGTCCCCTTTTCGATCCCCTGGCAAAGCGGCTGCTGGACCGGGGCGTGCCCGTGTTCCGCTCCTGCGACAGGGCCGTGGCCGCCCTGGCCAAATACATGGAAGGCAGGCTCCACGCGCAGCGGCTGCGGGATTCGGATTGA
- a CDS encoding type 1 glutamine amidotransferase domain-containing protein, producing MAGVNGKKVLILLDDFYNELEFWYPKLRLAEAGADVVVAGPEAGATCKSKVGLPAKADVAFGDVDADALDGLVIPGGYAPDRIRRSKAALELVRRVHELGRPLGFICHAGWVPISAGILRGRTVTSFSSIRDDMVNAGANWVDEPVVVDGNLVSSRTPDDLPVFCPAFLDLLGRG from the coding sequence ATGGCCGGTGTGAATGGTAAAAAAGTTCTGATTTTGTTGGATGATTTTTACAATGAGCTGGAGTTTTGGTATCCCAAGCTGCGCCTGGCGGAGGCTGGAGCCGATGTGGTCGTGGCCGGACCGGAAGCCGGGGCGACCTGCAAGAGCAAGGTGGGGCTGCCCGCGAAAGCCGACGTGGCCTTCGGGGACGTGGACGCGGACGCCCTCGACGGTCTGGTGATTCCGGGCGGATATGCCCCGGACCGCATCCGGCGCAGCAAGGCCGCGCTTGAGCTGGTGCGGAGAGTGCACGAGCTGGGCCGTCCCCTGGGCTTCATCTGCCATGCGGGCTGGGTTCCGATCTCGGCGGGCATTCTCCGGGGACGGACCGTGACCTCGTTTTCCTCCATCCGCGACGACATGGTCAACGCGGGAGCCAACTGGGTGGACGAGCCCGTGGTGGTGGACGGAAATCTGGTTTCTAGCCGCACGCCGGACGATCTGCCCGTGTTCTGCCCGGCGTTTCTGGACCTGCTCGGCCGGGGCTAG